Proteins co-encoded in one Synergistaceae bacterium genomic window:
- a CDS encoding CapA family protein, whose protein sequence is MSFAPHSSARSGGGRGLRAVCAIAVLFLFLFAAVNPTFADEVPGPAEADRGTEARFSFVAVGDALIHRGVYEAARKSKTEFDFKPNVRLLRDRIRGFDVAFYNQETILGGVALGLSTYPCFNSPHEVGDAMLDAGFNLVSLANNHTLDRGEKGVLASLEYWKDKTDIVTAGSYSSQEDMDEPILFEVNGIKCAFLAYTTSTNGLRAPKGKEHYVAVYNADRVKEDVERARDAGAEAVIVSMHWGAEYVFTPGDQQKTIAKHLAGLGVNLVVGHHAHVVQPVQMVDETLVIYSLGNFISAQNEMYKLIGLMVSLDVVRRGEGDEATVGFENVIGTLLYNPRRSVLGRYVVVPFDLLTTEILKDFDKVHKKYAAYVKVDDTIEIRPPAKVPPKAPAKKK, encoded by the coding sequence TTGTCGTTTGCGCCCCACTCCTCCGCACGTTCCGGAGGAGGACGAGGCCTTCGCGCCGTCTGCGCGATTGCCGTTCTTTTTTTATTCCTTTTTGCCGCCGTCAACCCCACATTCGCGGACGAGGTGCCTGGCCCGGCGGAGGCGGACCGGGGCACGGAGGCTCGTTTCTCTTTCGTCGCGGTGGGCGACGCTCTGATCCACAGGGGGGTGTACGAGGCGGCGAGAAAGAGCAAGACCGAGTTCGACTTCAAGCCCAACGTGCGCCTGCTTAGGGATAGGATCAGGGGTTTTGACGTCGCCTTCTACAACCAGGAGACCATTCTTGGAGGAGTCGCCCTCGGGCTGTCGACCTACCCTTGCTTCAACTCCCCTCACGAGGTGGGGGACGCTATGCTGGACGCCGGCTTCAACCTCGTCTCTTTGGCCAACAACCACACCTTGGACAGAGGGGAGAAGGGAGTGCTGGCGTCGCTGGAGTACTGGAAGGACAAGACAGATATCGTCACGGCGGGCAGCTACTCGTCGCAGGAGGATATGGACGAGCCGATACTGTTCGAGGTCAACGGGATCAAGTGCGCATTCCTGGCCTACACCACGTCGACGAACGGGCTTCGTGCGCCCAAGGGCAAGGAGCACTACGTGGCCGTGTACAACGCCGACAGAGTGAAGGAGGACGTCGAGCGGGCCAGGGACGCGGGGGCGGAGGCCGTGATAGTCTCCATGCACTGGGGCGCGGAGTACGTGTTCACGCCGGGGGATCAGCAGAAGACGATAGCCAAGCACCTGGCTGGACTGGGAGTGAACCTGGTCGTCGGTCATCACGCTCACGTGGTGCAGCCGGTTCAGATGGTGGACGAAACCCTCGTCATCTACTCGCTGGGGAACTTCATCTCCGCGCAGAACGAGATGTACAAGCTCATCGGCCTCATGGTGTCGCTCGACGTGGTCAGGAGAGGGGAGGGCGACGAGGCGACCGTCGGCTTCGAGAATGTGATCGGGACCCTGCTCTACAACCCGCGCAGGTCGGTTCTCGGCAGGTACGTCGTCGTCCCGTTCGACCTTTTGACTACCGAGATACTCAAGGACTTCGACAAGGTGCACAAAAAGTACGCCGCCTACGTCAAGGTGGACGATACGATCGAGATTCGCCCTCCGGCCAAGGTGCCGCCAAAGGCCCCGGCGAAGAAGAAGTAG
- the aroE gene encoding shikimate dehydrogenase, producing MKRVLLNVEAPRRIIGGNANGGVEDMVGDGSAGAHERPAIGESNAIPGKAGSSIERLTGLLGDPVAHSLSPAMHNAAFAELGVGCRYIAFRVAAEDFDAAMEGLRALGAIGVNITVPHKERAFRWVRRLDSSAKRTGAVNTVLFRGEEAGGYNTDVAGARAAIRSLAPRRGQALVLGAGGAARAAICALLDEGFERIVLSNRSRERATKLLDDLAGSDGSSRLAELKILPWGSTPGAAPDLTVNATSLGLDGTPWPEGFLDGVLKAGSGAVLDLVYSREGDTPLCSEAKKRGIPSASGIEMLLQQGAEAFTIFTGLPAPVDAMRGALELRSE from the coding sequence GTGAAGAGAGTTCTATTGAACGTAGAGGCCCCACGGCGTATCATAGGCGGAAACGCGAATGGCGGGGTGGAAGACATGGTTGGTGACGGCTCTGCCGGTGCGCACGAGAGACCGGCTATAGGAGAGAGCAACGCAATACCTGGAAAGGCCGGGTCGAGCATCGAGCGGCTGACGGGCCTCCTGGGGGATCCGGTGGCACATTCACTCTCCCCGGCGATGCACAACGCCGCGTTCGCCGAGCTCGGCGTCGGGTGCCGCTACATCGCTTTCCGGGTGGCCGCCGAGGATTTCGACGCGGCGATGGAGGGACTGAGGGCCCTAGGAGCAATCGGCGTCAACATCACAGTCCCGCACAAGGAGAGGGCCTTTCGATGGGTCCGACGCCTCGACTCCTCCGCTAAGAGGACCGGGGCGGTGAACACAGTGCTGTTCAGAGGGGAGGAAGCTGGGGGGTATAACACGGACGTGGCCGGCGCACGCGCGGCCATAAGGTCGCTCGCCCCGCGAAGGGGGCAGGCATTGGTCCTCGGGGCGGGAGGCGCGGCGAGGGCTGCCATCTGCGCCCTGCTCGACGAGGGCTTCGAGAGGATAGTGCTTTCGAACCGCTCCCGCGAGAGAGCGACCAAGCTTTTGGACGACCTCGCCGGCTCGGACGGGTCATCGCGACTCGCCGAGTTGAAAATATTGCCGTGGGGGTCGACACCCGGTGCAGCACCGGACTTAACTGTCAACGCCACATCACTTGGGCTCGACGGCACACCTTGGCCCGAGGGATTCCTGGACGGAGTCCTCAAGGCAGGGAGCGGCGCAGTTCTTGACCTGGTCTACTCTCGCGAGGGCGACACCCCTCTGTGCTCGGAGGCGAAGAAACGGGGCATCCCCTCCGCCTCCGGCATCGAGATGCTCCTGCAACAAGGCGCGGAGGCCTTCACCATCTTCACCGGTCTGCCCGCCCCCGTGGATGCAATGAGAGGAGCACTGGAACTGCGCAGCGAGTAA
- a CDS encoding pyridoxal phosphate-dependent aminotransferase, producing the protein MHQPKVAQRFKDVQPSPMTKIFQAAESIDDLSNLSIGEPDFHTEAEIVDAAASAAKRGVTHYPPLAGYPELKREICAYWKRHHSVDFSPEEVLVTVGGIQATHLCFKAMLDPGDEVMLTDPCFSAYLQQVRLNEGTVVQVPAREENGFFPEAADFDRAVTPRTKILLINSPCNPTGGVLTEEQAESIADVARKHDLLLITDEIYENFLYSGKHIPMASLPGMRERTATIGGLSKSHCMTGWRIGYVIAPPDLLKVMLQISVNEAYGVNVLSQMGAIEALRTQDAKMRIRAAEYEKRVRYGAERLNAMPGVTCPEPRGAFYLFPDISGTGMDDMDFAWWLLEEAKVATIPGSAFGKCGAGHVRIACTLSMDDLEKAFDRMDNALKNRG; encoded by the coding sequence ATGCACCAGCCAAAAGTAGCGCAGCGCTTCAAGGACGTTCAACCGTCCCCCATGACCAAAATTTTCCAGGCGGCGGAGAGCATCGACGACCTTAGCAACCTCAGCATAGGGGAGCCGGACTTTCACACGGAGGCGGAGATAGTCGACGCGGCCGCATCCGCGGCCAAGAGAGGAGTCACCCACTACCCGCCCCTGGCGGGCTACCCGGAGCTGAAAAGGGAGATATGCGCCTACTGGAAGAGGCATCACTCGGTTGACTTCTCGCCCGAGGAGGTGCTGGTGACGGTGGGGGGCATCCAGGCCACTCACCTCTGCTTCAAGGCTATGCTCGACCCGGGCGACGAGGTTATGCTGACCGACCCGTGCTTCTCAGCGTACCTTCAGCAGGTTCGGCTGAACGAAGGAACCGTGGTGCAGGTCCCCGCGCGGGAGGAGAACGGCTTCTTCCCCGAGGCGGCCGACTTCGACAGGGCCGTCACCCCGCGGACCAAGATCCTTCTGATCAACTCCCCGTGCAACCCGACCGGCGGCGTGCTCACAGAAGAGCAGGCCGAGTCGATCGCCGATGTAGCGAGAAAGCACGATCTTCTCCTGATCACGGACGAGATTTACGAGAACTTCCTGTACTCCGGAAAGCACATCCCGATGGCGTCCCTGCCGGGCATGAGGGAGAGGACAGCAACTATCGGAGGCCTGTCCAAGAGTCACTGCATGACCGGATGGCGAATCGGCTACGTCATAGCACCCCCTGATCTACTCAAGGTCATGCTTCAGATCTCCGTGAACGAGGCCTACGGTGTTAACGTCCTGTCCCAGATGGGCGCGATCGAGGCCCTCAGGACGCAGGACGCGAAGATGCGAATTCGAGCCGCCGAATACGAGAAACGAGTGCGCTACGGTGCGGAGCGCCTGAACGCCATGCCCGGTGTGACCTGCCCCGAGCCTAGGGGCGCGTTCTATCTCTTCCCGGACATCTCCGGCACGGGGATGGACGATATGGACTTCGCCTGGTGGCTGCTGGAGGAGGCAAAGGTCGCCACGATCCCAGGGTCGGCCTTCGGAAAGTGCGGAGCGGGGCACGTAAGGATCGCCTGCACCCTCTCGATGGACGACCTGGAGAAGGCCTTCGACAGGATGGATAACGCCCTTAAAAACAGGGGTTGA
- a CDS encoding glutamine--tRNA ligase/YqeY domain fusion protein translates to MEIQTGKGPHFIEQIIIDDLANGVVEEVRTRFPPEPNGYLHIGHAKSICLNFGLAEQFGGTCNLRFDDTNPAKEETEYVESIIRDVKWLGFQWHSLRYASDYFQQFYEWAIELIEAGKAFIDHQTPDEIRNTRGTLTSPGTESPYRNRTVEENLELFRQMKAGVLEDGTCVLRAKIDMTHPNINMRDPVLYRILHRSHFRTGDDWCIYPMYDFAHGYEDAIEGITHSICTLEFEDHRPLYDWLLDNVSVPSRPRQFEFARLNLSYTIMSKRMLLELVNKGIVSGWDDPRMPTISGIRRRGYTPSAIRRFCSEIGVAKANSIVDIEFLHYVIREELNTTAQRGMAVLEPLKVVIENYPEGQVEMMDAENNPEDPGAGFRQIPFSRELYIERGDFMENPPRKFFRLSPGAEVRLKHAYLITCRDVVRDESGNVIELRCVYDPETRGGATPDGRRVKGTLHWVSAPHAIRARVRLYENLFTLRDMSEMEEGKCYSDYLNPESQAILDECLVEPMLAEASPMDRFQFMRQGYFCMDSDSTPELPVFNRTVALKDTWAKIERKSGAD, encoded by the coding sequence ATGGAGATACAGACCGGCAAAGGACCTCATTTCATCGAGCAGATCATAATAGACGACCTTGCAAACGGCGTGGTCGAAGAAGTGCGAACTCGCTTCCCGCCGGAGCCCAACGGCTACCTGCACATCGGGCACGCGAAGTCCATCTGCCTGAACTTCGGGCTTGCGGAGCAGTTCGGCGGGACTTGCAACCTGCGCTTCGACGACACCAATCCGGCCAAGGAGGAGACGGAGTACGTCGAGTCCATCATCCGGGATGTGAAGTGGCTCGGCTTCCAGTGGCACTCGCTGCGCTACGCGTCGGACTACTTCCAGCAGTTCTACGAGTGGGCGATAGAGCTGATCGAGGCGGGCAAGGCGTTTATCGACCACCAGACGCCTGACGAGATACGAAACACGCGCGGCACTCTGACCTCGCCGGGGACCGAGTCGCCCTACCGGAATCGCACCGTGGAGGAGAATTTGGAGCTGTTCCGGCAGATGAAGGCCGGTGTCCTCGAGGACGGAACGTGCGTGCTGCGGGCGAAGATAGACATGACTCACCCCAACATCAACATGAGGGATCCGGTGCTCTACAGGATATTGCACCGGAGCCACTTCCGCACGGGCGACGACTGGTGCATCTACCCGATGTACGACTTCGCCCACGGTTACGAGGACGCGATAGAGGGGATCACACACTCGATCTGCACGCTTGAATTCGAGGATCACAGGCCCCTGTACGACTGGTTGCTGGACAACGTGTCCGTTCCGAGCAGGCCGCGCCAGTTCGAGTTCGCCAGGCTGAACCTCTCGTACACCATAATGAGCAAGAGGATGCTGCTTGAGCTGGTCAACAAGGGTATAGTCTCCGGCTGGGACGACCCGAGGATGCCGACTATAAGCGGCATTCGCCGCAGGGGATACACTCCCTCGGCGATCAGGCGCTTCTGCTCGGAGATCGGCGTGGCGAAGGCCAACAGCATAGTGGACATAGAGTTCCTTCACTACGTTATCAGGGAGGAGCTTAACACGACGGCACAGAGGGGTATGGCCGTGCTGGAGCCCCTGAAGGTCGTGATCGAGAACTACCCGGAGGGCCAGGTCGAGATGATGGACGCGGAGAACAACCCGGAGGACCCGGGGGCCGGCTTCAGACAGATACCCTTTTCAAGGGAGCTGTACATTGAAAGAGGTGACTTCATGGAGAACCCTCCCAGGAAGTTCTTCAGGCTGTCTCCCGGTGCGGAGGTTCGGCTCAAGCACGCCTACCTCATCACCTGCAGGGACGTGGTCCGCGATGAGTCCGGCAACGTGATCGAACTGCGCTGCGTCTACGACCCGGAGACGAGGGGGGGTGCGACGCCCGACGGACGGCGAGTCAAAGGCACCCTTCACTGGGTGTCCGCGCCGCACGCCATCAGGGCTCGGGTCAGGCTCTACGAGAACCTGTTCACCCTTCGCGACATGAGCGAGATGGAGGAGGGCAAGTGCTACTCCGATTACCTGAACCCGGAGTCCCAGGCGATACTCGATGAGTGCCTCGTCGAGCCGATGCTGGCCGAGGCGAGCCCGATGGACCGATTCCAGTTCATGCGCCAGGGGTACTTCTGCATGGACTCGGACTCCACGCCGGAGCTCCCCGTGTTCAACCGGACCGTCGCGCTGAAGGACACGTGGGCCAAGATAGAGCGAAAGAGCGGCGCCGATTGA
- a CDS encoding folate family ECF transporter S component, producing MKQNRFSVRDMVVLSLLVSLNVVLSRIASIRIPIGGVESLRIGFGAMPVIFAGLFFGARAGATVGTLGDIAGFIMSPAGGVFMPHFTLSVALAGAIPPLVLRLFGRKEYVTDYSLLELLVAIGVGQTVTSVLLTPYFLDMLFGVPFAATVFVRIQTQLVQVPIYAVFLKLLARRLSFLALQ from the coding sequence ATGAAGCAGAATCGTTTTTCAGTCCGCGATATGGTAGTGCTGTCTCTCCTGGTTAGTCTGAACGTGGTGCTGTCTAGAATAGCAAGCATCAGGATCCCCATTGGGGGTGTCGAATCGCTGAGGATAGGGTTCGGCGCGATGCCGGTGATATTCGCGGGCCTCTTCTTCGGGGCCCGTGCGGGCGCCACTGTCGGAACGCTCGGCGATATCGCCGGTTTCATAATGAGCCCGGCGGGCGGAGTTTTCATGCCGCACTTCACCCTGTCCGTGGCCCTTGCCGGGGCGATACCGCCCCTCGTACTGCGGCTCTTCGGCAGAAAGGAATACGTCACTGATTACTCCCTCCTGGAGCTTCTCGTCGCGATAGGGGTGGGGCAGACGGTGACGTCCGTTCTCCTGACCCCCTATTTCCTCGATATGCTGTTCGGTGTGCCGTTCGCCGCAACGGTCTTCGTTAGGATTCAGACTCAACTGGTCCAGGTACCGATATACGCCGTGTTCCTCAAGCTGCTGGCACGTCGACTGTCATTCCTGGCGCTGCAGTAG
- a CDS encoding long-chain fatty acid--CoA ligase, which translates to MSVRLEEVISKRFAEEPSQRTIWWKGAWRDAREVDSSVEECVSILRQAGFQPGSRLAAFLPNSPLVLMLSMAAWRLGGTFVPLNPRGGEEWILRILDHVDPFAVVLGEDMQPLAEAIGAAGIPVSSAAPDGLPSPFTGRRDRHSQDSDVAVVFATSGTTGAPKAVPLTHGNLYDNTKGVHETIEGFEKGRVLMNILPNFHSFGYTVCGVLPLVWGLPEALLPAFMPLGNFFEGLLDSGTGILIAVPTMLPFILGAASKGQELPPELRYILTGGGKLDPSLENRFRDQLGVIIYEGYGLTECSPVVSCNPSDALRKTGTVGPALPSYTVEVRGEDGKPLPPDSEGVLWLKGPSVAKGYFNDPEESAKRFHDGWIDTGDMVTVDSDGYITILDRVTDMIIVGGFNVFPQEVETVIKEIPGVREAVVVGASNPVSGEVPVAFVIKEEDSDLDAHTVIAHCKEKMAHFKAPRKVRFVQELPMSAVGKVLKRKLREQMIRE; encoded by the coding sequence GTGTCGGTAAGGCTTGAAGAAGTGATATCCAAGCGGTTTGCGGAGGAACCGTCGCAGAGGACGATTTGGTGGAAGGGTGCCTGGCGCGATGCACGCGAGGTGGATAGCAGCGTGGAGGAGTGCGTCTCGATACTAAGGCAGGCCGGTTTTCAGCCGGGAAGCCGGCTCGCGGCCTTTCTGCCGAACAGCCCGCTGGTGCTGATGCTATCGATGGCAGCCTGGCGGCTCGGAGGAACGTTCGTCCCGTTGAACCCGAGGGGAGGAGAAGAATGGATACTGCGTATCCTCGACCACGTGGATCCCTTCGCTGTAGTGCTCGGGGAGGATATGCAGCCGCTCGCGGAGGCCATCGGCGCCGCCGGGATTCCCGTCTCTAGCGCCGCCCCCGACGGGCTTCCGTCGCCCTTCACGGGGAGAAGGGACAGGCATTCCCAGGACAGCGACGTGGCGGTGGTCTTCGCCACATCCGGCACCACGGGCGCGCCGAAGGCCGTCCCTCTGACCCACGGGAACCTCTACGACAACACGAAGGGTGTCCACGAGACGATCGAGGGCTTCGAGAAGGGGCGGGTGTTGATGAACATCCTCCCCAACTTCCACTCCTTCGGGTACACGGTCTGCGGGGTCCTTCCGCTGGTTTGGGGGCTGCCAGAGGCCCTGCTGCCCGCCTTCATGCCGCTGGGCAACTTCTTCGAAGGCCTGCTCGACTCCGGAACAGGGATACTGATCGCGGTGCCGACGATGCTGCCCTTCATCCTTGGGGCCGCGTCGAAGGGGCAGGAGCTTCCCCCCGAGCTTCGCTACATCCTGACGGGCGGCGGAAAGCTCGATCCTTCGCTGGAGAATCGCTTCCGCGACCAGCTCGGCGTGATAATCTACGAGGGGTACGGCCTGACCGAGTGCTCCCCGGTGGTCTCGTGCAACCCGAGCGACGCCCTGCGCAAGACGGGCACGGTGGGCCCGGCTCTGCCGAGCTACACGGTGGAGGTGAGAGGCGAGGACGGAAAGCCACTTCCCCCGGACAGCGAGGGGGTTCTCTGGCTGAAGGGACCGTCCGTGGCGAAGGGCTATTTCAACGACCCGGAGGAGAGCGCCAAGCGCTTCCACGACGGATGGATCGACACGGGCGACATGGTCACGGTCGATTCGGACGGGTACATAACCATCCTTGACAGGGTTACAGACATGATCATAGTCGGAGGATTCAACGTCTTCCCGCAGGAGGTGGAGACGGTGATCAAGGAGATACCCGGAGTCAGGGAGGCGGTGGTGGTGGGCGCGTCCAACCCGGTGAGCGGCGAAGTGCCTGTGGCCTTCGTTATCAAGGAGGAGGACTCCGACCTAGACGCTCACACGGTCATCGCCCACTGCAAGGAGAAGATGGCCCACTTCAAGGCGCCTAGAAAGGTAAGGTTCGTGCAGGAGCTGCCCATGTCAGCGGTGGGCAAGGTGTTGAAGAGAAAGCTGCGCGAGCAGATGATACGAGAGTGA